CGGGCAGGTCGCTCGCGTCGAAGTCGCCCGAATACAGCGGCTCGTCACGACTGTCGGCGTACTCGGCGATGTGCTCTCCCGAAGTACGTTCCCAGTCGGCGAACACCGACTCGTTGTGGGGCACGTCGAGCCCCGCGTCGATAGCGCCCTCCTGTATCGCAAAGAGCTTGCTACCCGGTGTCGCGGTGTTGAGGCCGATGTCGAGGACGGCCTCGTCCACGTTGGTGTCTCGCGCGCGCAGTCCAGCGAGTAGCCCCGTCAGATACGCGCTGGGCAGGTTTCCTGTCGGTGCCTCCCAGCCGTACTCGGCGAGGTCCCCTGAACTCGCGCTCGCGTGCGTTTCGTCGCCGTCGGGACTGGGGCTCACCAGCTGCGCCCTGACGTGGCGGTTGCTCTTGCGGGCAACCAGTCGGGGTTTGCCTGATTTCAGCAGGCGCAACCGCTGATGGTAGTCCGTCCGGACCTCGCGCCGGCGGCGCATCGGTACGTTGTATCGTGGTCCTGTTGCCATGATTAGTCCTCCTCGATGTCGACACCGAATTCGTTCGTGGCGAACGCCTCTAACCTGTCGACGCTGTCGAACTCGCCGCCGCCCGCCTTGTCGTACAGCGTGCGGTACTGGGTTCGGTTCAGCGTTCCGTCCTCCCGTAGCTCCTTCAGCCGGCGACGCTGGGCACGGATCCGTGACACCCACGCGTCCTTGCTGTTCTGTCGTGCGCCGGCGGTCCCCTTCCGGGTCCCCGGACCCTTCCGGTGGCCGGCGGCGCGCTGACGATTGCGCTCGCGTGCGCGACCGCGCGAGTTCGATTTCGCGTCCTGTGCATCGACCGTTCCCTGTGTGACCAGCTCGCGGATGTCCTCGCGGGTGATCGCCTCGGCGATCTCCTCTTGTGCCTCGGGATCGAACCACACCCGATTTTTCCCGACGTCGAGGACGTCGGCCGCGAGCCGTCGCTGTGCGCTCAGGTCACTCATTCTCGTTCACCTCCACTTCGACGTAGGTCGGGTTGAGCACCCGAATCCCGTCGTCTTCGGCCTGCTCCTCGATGCGTTCGCGCTTGCGGCCACCCACGGACGAACCGATCCGCACGGCGTGGGTGTCACCGTCGACACCCTCCAGGTCATCGGTGTTCTCCACGTGGATCTCCTCGAACCCGCTTGGATGTCGGCCGCGCATTTCCTTCGTGGTGCGGTAGCCCGCCTCGACTTTCGCGCCCTTGCCCTTGATGCCGCGGCGCTGTTTCGAGAGCGTCCCCGTGGGTCTGCGCCACGAGGTCGAAACCCGCTTTTTCTTGTGGTGGTCCTGCCGGTTGAACTGCGGCTGGGACCGTCGCCGGCGCTCGCCGAGCAGCCGCCGCTCCTCGTCGTCGAGGTCCGGCGTCTTCTCGGTCAGTCCCCGGGGGCGGAGTTCCGTCTCGACGTCCTCGGCCTCTGCTTCGGGCGTCTCGTCTTCGACCTCGGTGTCGGTCTCCTCGTCGACTTCGAGACCACCGACGTCGGCCTTGATGCGCGCGGCGAGTGCGTTGCCGATGCCCTCGACGTCCGCGAGGTCGGACTGCTCGGCGCGTTCGAGGTCCGCGACCGACTCGAAGCCGGCCTCGCGCAGCGCCTCGGCCTTCCCCTCGCCGACGCCACTGACGTCTTCGAGTTCCTCGGGCGTCTCTTCGTCCGACTCTTCGACGTCGATTTCCTCGACGTCGGCTTTGATGCGCGCGGCGAGGGCAGTACCGATACCCTCGACCTCGCTCAATTCGTCCTGGTCGGCTTCGCGCAGGTCGTCGACCGTCTCGAAGCCCGCGTCTCGAAGCTCCTCGGCGGTCTCCTCGCCGACGCCGTCGATGGCCGTCAGGTCGCGTTCGCTACTGGCCACCGGCGCTCACCTCCCGCTTCGGTTTCTCGCTGATGTAGACGCCGTCCTGGAACACCCGGGCGTCCTTCCCGCTCACACGAGTAAGCTGTTCGATGTCCGCGGCGGTCTGGCCGACGTCCTCCTTGTTCGGTCCCGAGAGCGTGACGCGCTCGTCGTCGACTTCCACAGTCGTATCGCCACGAATCGGCGTCCGGCGCGGGGCCTTCTCCCCGAGGAAGTTCTGGATGACGACGTCGCCGTCCTCGGCACGGACCTGCATCGGGAAGTGTGAGTAGAACACTTCCATCTCGTAGGTCCAGCCCTCGCTGACACCGTGGAAGGCGTTCTCGATGTGGCTGGCGAACGTGTTCATCGTCGCGGTCGTCTTCGCGTCCTCGGCGTCGCTTTCGAGGACGATCTCGTCGTTCTCGACCGTGATGGAGACGTTCGGATACCAGAGTCGTCGCGTGACGCTGCCGTTCTCGCCGGAGATAGTGAGGTCGAAGCGCTCTCCCTCGGCGCTTGCCCCCTCCGGAATCGTGAGTCGTTGTTCTATCATTGTCAGTATACGTAGGCGAGCACCTGCCCGCCGAGACCCTGTTCGCGGGCCTCGTAGTGGCTCATCACGCCGTGGCTCGTCGTGACGATGAGCGTCCCGTAGTCACGGGCCGGGAGGAACCGCTTCTCCCACTTCTCGAACTCGTCGGCCCCGGCCGAATACCGGGGCTTGACGACGCCACAGCGGTTAATCTTGCCTCTGAGTTCGACCTCGAACGTGCCGGCACGGCCGTCGTCGACGAACTCGAAGCCGTCGATGTAGCCGCGGTCGTAGATGACCTCCAGGACGGAGCCGATGGTGTTCGAGGCGGGCTGCACGGTGAAATCGAGCTTGCCGACGCCCTCGGCGTTGTCGAGCCCCGAGAGTGCGTCGGCGAGCGGGTCGTTGTCGGTCATTGGTATTTGTTGAACCCCATGCCGCGGGCGATCTCGCGGAAGCACTGTCGGCAGAGCCAGATGTCGTACTTCCCGACCAGCCCCTGCTTGCGTCCACAGCGCTGGCAGGCCTCCAACTGGCCCGTGCGTTTGCTCGCGTGCTCGCCCGTCGTTTCGCTTTCGCTCATTGTACCTCCATGTCGTATTCGGCTTCGAGGTAGGCAATCGCGTCCTCGGTGTCGAGGCGGTGACGACCCGGAATCTTCCGGGTGACCTTCGTGCGTTTGTTGATGCGGTTTCCGGGTCTGACGAGGTTCACCGTCACGTCCATCCCGTAGATCCCGGTGTTCGGGTCGTACTCCTGGCTCGGGAACTCCGTGTGCTCGGCGACGCCGAAACTGAAGTTCCCGGTATCGTCGAACTGCGACCGCGAAATCGGTGCGAGTTCGAGCGCCGTCGCGAGGAACTCCTCGGCGTCGTCGCCACGGAGCGTGACCTTCGCGCCGATCGGGTCGCCCTGCCGGATGCCGAACTCCGGCTGGGTCGCCTTCGCGCGCGTCCGGACGCTCTCTTGGCCCGTCACCGCTTCGAGGATCTCCTCGGCGTTGGCGAGTTCGCGTCCACCCTGGCCGACGCCCATGTGGACGACGACCTTCTCGACGACGGGTTCGCGCATCGTGTGGAACCCGGCGGTCTCGCTCATTCGTCGTCACCTCCGTCGGCGTCGGTCGACTCCGCGGCCGCGTCCTCGCCGGTGGTCGTGACGGTGTCTTCGTCGTCTTCGACGAAGTTCTCGTCGATGACGACGACGTACTCGGCGATCGTCTCGAAGCCCTCGCCGTCGTCCTGTGACGCACGGACGTTGTTCGGCGAACTTCCTGGTGTCACCTGGATTTCGTCGATCTCGCCGATCTCGCCGGCGTGCTGGCCGCGCACGGCCGTCACGAGCGCTCCCTCCTCGTAGGGAAAGTGTGCGAGGATCTCGTCGTCGTGGTCGATGACGATGGAGTCGCTGCCGGCGTACTCCTCACCCTCGACTTCGAGGGTGTGGCCGTCGTGCAGCGTGAGCTGGGTGTTCCCGCCGGGAACCTGCCCCTTGCCGACGATCTTGCCGAGTTTCGAGTCCGCGTCGGCGGCGTCGATGGGTGCGAGCGCGAGCCGACCGCCCTCGTCGGGAAACACTCGGTAGTGTTCGTCGCGCTGTTCGAAATCGATGATGTCGAACATGCCGATGGGCCGCTCCTCGTCGTCGAGCGATTCGCCGTTGACAAGGACCGTGCCTTGATTCAGCGCGTAGCGCGCTTCCTTCCTGTTGTCGACGTAGCCGAGCACGTCCCGGAGCACGATGAGCAGCGGCACGCCCTGCTCACCGTGGGGGCCGGCTCCCGCCTTCACCGTGAACGTCGCCGTCTTACGCTCGACGGGCCACGAATCGGGCACCGAGAGCCGCTTTTGATGCTTACTCATCGTCGTCCTCCAGCCGGCTCTCGCGGCGGTCGTCGTCCAGATCGAGACCCGTGATACGGAGGTTGCTCGCGTCGAGCGCCCGCGGGACGTCCTCGCCGTCGGCGGTTTCGAGGGTGACGTCCTCGACGTGGACGACCGCATCGCGGAGGTCGACGGTCAGCACTTCGCCCGCCTCGCCGGCGAAGTCCCCTCTGAGAACCTCGACGGTGTCGCCCGCGTTCACTCGCGCGCTGCGCTTGCCGTACTCCTCGCGGAGGTCGCCCGCGAGCGTCGCACGGACCTGTCTGTGCTTCTCGTGGAGCGGCGCGCGCTCCTCGCGTGTCCGTTGTTTGTGTGGTTGTTTACTCATTGTTGTGCGGTAGTAGTCATACGATCATCGTTGCCGCGCTGGCGATCGAGCCAAAGCGCTCGGCGACTTCGCGCGCGACCGGACCCCGGAGTTCGGTCCCACGGGGATCCTCGTTGTCGTCGACCACGACGGCCGCGTTGTCTTCGAATTTGACTCTGGTGCCGTCGGGCCGCCGGATCGGCTTGCGCTGGCGGATGACGACCGCTTCCAGAACCTGGCGGCGCATCTCGGGGGTGCCCTTCGTCACCGAGACGGTGATCTTGTCGCCGAGTCCCGCCTTCGGATGGCGATTTTTCACGCCCGAGTAGCCCGCGACGCTGATGACCTTCAGCTCGCGTGCGCCCGTGTTGTCCGCACACGTCACGAGCGAGCCCTTTTCGAGCCCCTGCGTGACGTCCGCCGAGAGCGCTTCCATCAGCTCTCACCCTCCGCTTCGTCGGACCCGTCGGACGAACCGATGTCGCTCAAGTCGACTTCGCTGTCGGGGTCGGATGGACCAGAGAGACTACTCGCGCCCAGATCGCGCGTCGTATCGAGTTTCCCGACGACGACGTGGGCCTTCGTCTTCGACAGCGGGCGCGTCTCGGCGATGCGCACCGCGTCGCCCACTGTGAGGTCGAGACAGTCCGGCGCGTGGGCCGGCGTGCGCGACCGTCGCTTCATCTGTCGGTCGTATTTCGGTACGGTGACGTCGTACTCGCGTTCGACGACGACCGATCTGTCCATGTCCGTGGAGGCGACCATGCCGTCGACCGTCCCGCCGCGCACGGACAGCGTCCCGTGGAACGGACAGTTCGGGTCGTCGCAGGTCGTCTCGGGTTCCGTTACGTTGAGTCCTAACGCCATTTCGAATCACCTGTCGTTTCCGTCCGCCGGGCCGGATTCGCGACGAGTCGCTCGCCCGCGACCGTCGCGTACTCCGTCTTCTCAGCCCCTTCGAGCGCGAACTCGAAGGTCGCCCCGGCTTTCGGTACTCGTTTCGTTCGTCCGCCCTGTTCGACCACGAGCGTCTTCTCGCTCTCGGAGACGACCGGTCCCTCGATGCCGGTCAGCGAGCCGTTGCTCGCCGCGGCGACTCTCGTGTGGAGACCGCGAAGCTCGTGTCGTGCGACCGTCGCGGGTGTCAGCGCCATCACGACGCCTCCTCGCTCTCGTCGAGGTCGCCCTCTTCCCGGCGAATCGTCTTCAGCCGGGCGATGGTGCGCCGTAGCTCCTTGATGCGACCGGGATTCTCGGGCGCGCCACCGGCGGCCTGCACGGCCCGCGAGTTGAGCAGCTCGGTCTCCAACTCCTCCTGTTCGACCTCGCGCTCTGCGGGCGTCATGTCGCGGATCTCGGCGCTGTGGAGGATGGCCATCAGTTCTCGCCCTCCTCGATCTCGCTCGCACCCTCTTTGATGCGCTCGGCGAAGGCGTCGCCGACGCCCTCGGCTTCGGCGAGGTCGTCCTCACTGGCCTCCTCGATGTCGGCGACGCTCTCGAACCCGGCCTCGCGCAGCGCCTCGGCTTTGGCGTCGCCGACGCCGTCGATGGCTGTCAGCCCCGCATCCTCGTCTGCGGACTCCATCTCGTCGAGGATCGCCTCGGCGTCGGCCTCGGTCTCCTCCGAGAGGTCCTCGTCGATGTCGGTCTCGGCCGACTCCGGCGGCGACGTTTCGGCCGCTCCTTCCTCGGCCTCGACACCCTCTTCGACGATTTCTTCCTCTTCGACCTCGGTCGCTTCGCCTTCTTCTTCGGTGAGTTCGAACTCCTCGTCGGAGTCCGACTCCTCGGGGCCGGCGGCCGGTTCCTCGGCCTCGCCGAGCAACGCCTCGACCTCGTCTTCGTCGATGTCCTCGGGGACGAGCGACTCGGTGTCGACATCCTCGTGGATGCGGAAGTCGTCCGGCAGGTCGGCGTTCGGCGGAATGATCTTCACCGTGACGCCGATGGTCCCGAGTTTCATCACCGCGACGCCGTCGCCGCGGTCGACGATCTCCTGTGAGGGTTCGCCGTTGTGCTTGATGTAGCCGCGGTTGAACTTCTCGTTGCGCGAGCGTGCGCCCGTCACTTTGCCGTTCAGCGTGATCTCGGCACCGCGCGCGCCCGCGTCCATGATGCGGTCGATGGTCGTGTGGCCGGCCTTCCGGAAGTACCACCCACGTTCGAGAGCGTTGCCGAGTCGGTCGGCGACGATCTGGGCGTTCAGGTCGGGTTCGTCCACTTCTTGGACGTCGATCTGTGGGTCGTCGAGGTCGAAACGCGATTCGAGCTCGCTCGTGATCTTCCGGATATTCTTGCCACCCTTGCCGATGACCATCCCCGGTTTCTCCGCTCGGAGCACGATCTGTGTGCCCATCGGGGTTTTTGCGAGGTCCATCCCGCCGTAGCCCGCGCGGGCCAGCTCGTCGGCGAAGAACTCGTCGATCTGGGTGCGTTGCATCCCGTCCTCGATGAACTGCTGTTCGGTCGCCATCAGTTCTCGTCCTCCTCGGCCTCTTCGACGATCATCTCGACGTCGACCTCGGGCGTGTTCCACGCCGTCGCCCGCCCCATCGCGCGGGGCTTGCGACCCTGCACCTCGCCGACCTTGTGGGCGGCGACGTGGGCGATCGTCATCTCGTCGGGTTCGAAACCCGCGTGGTCGGCGTTCGCGCCGACGTTTTCGAGCAGGTCGAGAAAGGCTCCCGAGGCCTTCTCGGGGTAGCGGCCGGCGTCCCAGCCGTCGATGTCGTTGCGGTGGCCCACGCCGGTGTTGTGCGACCGGAACGGTACCGACTGGTCGCCCGCGATGACCGCTTCGAGATACGCACGCGCGTCCTCGACGGTCTTTCCCTTGATCTCTCGGGCGATTTCCTTGCTGTGCTTGTGGCTCATGTGGCGCTCGCGGAGCATGGCTTTCGCCGTTTTCTCCGGGTCCGCGTCCACGCTGTAACTGATTCCCATAGTGTGATCTATTTGAGCGGCACGAACTTCGACGAGCGCGTCGCACCGATGCCCGCCTGTCCGTGCTCGACCGAGGTTCGGGTGAGCTGGAACTCGCCCAGGTAGTGGCCGAGCATCTCCGGCTCGACGCGGACGCGCTCGAAGTCCTGCCCGTTGTGGACGGCGAACGTCTTCCCGACGAACTCGGGCAACACCGGCATGTCGCGCAGGTGCGTCCGGATCGGGTCGTTCGCCGTCTCCTCGTCGTCTTTTTCCCGCGCTTTGGCGATGAGTTTCTCCTTTTCGACCGAGAGGCCGCGCTCGATGCTGCGGCGCTTGCGCGCCGGTAGCAGCTCGGCGACCTCATCGATGTCCATCTCCTGTAGCTCCTCCATCGTGTGGCCGCGGTAGGTGAACTCGCCCTCGCGACCGGTTCTGTAGTCCGAACTCATCTCATTTCCTCCCCGTTCGTTTGGAGGCGATGTCGCCGACCTTCCGTCCCGGCGGGGCGTCCCGCGAGACACTTTTCGGCTGGCCGGGATGCTGACGACCGCCGCCACCGAACGGGTGATCGATGGCGTTCATCGCCACACCGCGCACGCGCGGGTACTTCGAGCCCCGTGCGCGCATCTTGTGGTACTTGTTGCCCGCCTTCACGAACGGCTTCTCGGTGCGACCGCCACCGGC
This region of Halococcus sediminicola genomic DNA includes:
- a CDS encoding 50S ribosomal protein L18; amino-acid sequence: MATGPRYNVPMRRRREVRTDYHQRLRLLKSGKPRLVARKSNRHVRAQLVSPSPDGDETHASASSGDLAEYGWEAPTGNLPSAYLTGLLAGLRARDTNVDEAVLDIGLNTATPGSKLFAIQEGAIDAGLDVPHNESVFADWERTSGEHIAEYADSRDEPLYSGDFDASDLPDHFEEVRTTIMDEFDHELGGSDE
- a CDS encoding 50S ribosomal protein L19e yields the protein MSDLSAQRRLAADVLDVGKNRVWFDPEAQEEIAEAITREDIRELVTQGTVDAQDAKSNSRGRARERNRQRAAGHRKGPGTRKGTAGARQNSKDAWVSRIRAQRRRLKELREDGTLNRTQYRTLYDKAGGGEFDSVDRLEAFATNEFGVDIEED
- a CDS encoding 50S ribosomal protein L32e is translated as MASSERDLTAIDGVGEETAEELRDAGFETVDDLREADQDELSEVEGIGTALAARIKADVEEIDVEESDEETPEELEDVSGVGEGKAEALREAGFESVADLERAEQSDLADVEGIGNALAARIKADVGGLEVDEETDTEVEDETPEAEAEDVETELRPRGLTEKTPDLDDEERRLLGERRRRSQPQFNRQDHHKKKRVSTSWRRPTGTLSKQRRGIKGKGAKVEAGYRTTKEMRGRHPSGFEEIHVENTDDLEGVDGDTHAVRIGSSVGGRKRERIEEQAEDDGIRVLNPTYVEVEVNENE
- a CDS encoding 50S ribosomal protein L6; this encodes MIEQRLTIPEGASAEGERFDLTISGENGSVTRRLWYPNVSITVENDEIVLESDAEDAKTTATMNTFASHIENAFHGVSEGWTYEMEVFYSHFPMQVRAEDGDVVIQNFLGEKAPRRTPIRGDTTVEVDDERVTLSGPNKEDVGQTAADIEQLTRVSGKDARVFQDGVYISEKPKREVSAGGQ
- a CDS encoding 30S ribosomal protein S8 yields the protein MTDNDPLADALSGLDNAEGVGKLDFTVQPASNTIGSVLEVIYDRGYIDGFEFVDDGRAGTFEVELRGKINRCGVVKPRYSAGADEFEKWEKRFLPARDYGTLIVTTSHGVMSHYEAREQGLGGQVLAYVY
- a CDS encoding 30S ribosomal protein S14 — encoded protein: MSESETTGEHASKRTGQLEACQRCGRKQGLVGKYDIWLCRQCFREIARGMGFNKYQ
- a CDS encoding 50S ribosomal protein L5, with product MSETAGFHTMREPVVEKVVVHMGVGQGGRELANAEEILEAVTGQESVRTRAKATQPEFGIRQGDPIGAKVTLRGDDAEEFLATALELAPISRSQFDDTGNFSFGVAEHTEFPSQEYDPNTGIYGMDVTVNLVRPGNRINKRTKVTRKIPGRHRLDTEDAIAYLEAEYDMEVQ
- a CDS encoding 30S ribosomal protein S4e, coding for MSKHQKRLSVPDSWPVERKTATFTVKAGAGPHGEQGVPLLIVLRDVLGYVDNRKEARYALNQGTVLVNGESLDDEERPIGMFDIIDFEQRDEHYRVFPDEGGRLALAPIDAADADSKLGKIVGKGQVPGGNTQLTLHDGHTLEVEGEEYAGSDSIVIDHDDEILAHFPYEEGALVTAVRGQHAGEIGEIDEIQVTPGSSPNNVRASQDDGEGFETIAEYVVVIDENFVEDDEDTVTTTGEDAAAESTDADGGDDE
- the rplX gene encoding 50S ribosomal protein L24; the protein is MSKQPHKQRTREERAPLHEKHRQVRATLAGDLREEYGKRSARVNAGDTVEVLRGDFAGEAGEVLTVDLRDAVVHVEDVTLETADGEDVPRALDASNLRITGLDLDDDRRESRLEDDDE
- a CDS encoding 50S ribosomal protein L14, with product MEALSADVTQGLEKGSLVTCADNTGARELKVISVAGYSGVKNRHPKAGLGDKITVSVTKGTPEMRRQVLEAVVIRQRKPIRRPDGTRVKFEDNAAVVVDDNEDPRGTELRGPVAREVAERFGSIASAATMIV
- a CDS encoding 30S ribosomal protein S17, whose protein sequence is MALGLNVTEPETTCDDPNCPFHGTLSVRGGTVDGMVASTDMDRSVVVEREYDVTVPKYDRQMKRRSRTPAHAPDCLDLTVGDAVRIAETRPLSKTKAHVVVGKLDTTRDLGASSLSGPSDPDSEVDLSDIGSSDGSDEAEGES
- a CDS encoding ribonuclease P protein component 1, which codes for MALTPATVARHELRGLHTRVAAASNGSLTGIEGPVVSESEKTLVVEQGGRTKRVPKAGATFEFALEGAEKTEYATVAGERLVANPARRTETTGDSKWR
- the rpmC gene encoding 50S ribosomal protein L29, with the translated sequence MAILHSAEIRDMTPAEREVEQEELETELLNSRAVQAAGGAPENPGRIKELRRTIARLKTIRREEGDLDESEEAS
- a CDS encoding 30S ribosomal protein S3, with the translated sequence MATEQQFIEDGMQRTQIDEFFADELARAGYGGMDLAKTPMGTQIVLRAEKPGMVIGKGGKNIRKITSELESRFDLDDPQIDVQEVDEPDLNAQIVADRLGNALERGWYFRKAGHTTIDRIMDAGARGAEITLNGKVTGARSRNEKFNRGYIKHNGEPSQEIVDRGDGVAVMKLGTIGVTVKIIPPNADLPDDFRIHEDVDTESLVPEDIDEDEVEALLGEAEEPAAGPEESDSDEEFELTEEEGEATEVEEEEIVEEGVEAEEGAAETSPPESAETDIDEDLSEETEADAEAILDEMESADEDAGLTAIDGVGDAKAEALREAGFESVADIEEASEDDLAEAEGVGDAFAERIKEGASEIEEGEN
- a CDS encoding 50S ribosomal protein L22, with the protein product MGISYSVDADPEKTAKAMLRERHMSHKHSKEIAREIKGKTVEDARAYLEAVIAGDQSVPFRSHNTGVGHRNDIDGWDAGRYPEKASGAFLDLLENVGANADHAGFEPDEMTIAHVAAHKVGEVQGRKPRAMGRATAWNTPEVDVEMIVEEAEEDEN
- a CDS encoding 30S ribosomal protein S19, whose product is MSSDYRTGREGEFTYRGHTMEELQEMDIDEVAELLPARKRRSIERGLSVEKEKLIAKAREKDDEETANDPIRTHLRDMPVLPEFVGKTFAVHNGQDFERVRVEPEMLGHYLGEFQLTRTSVEHGQAGIGATRSSKFVPLK